A stretch of DNA from Methanolinea mesophila:
TGAACCGTGAGATGTGCATCAAGTGTGGTGCCTGTTACGCGCAGTGCCCGAGGAGCTTCTTCAATGTCGATGTGGTGAACCAGTACGAAGGGATCATGGAAGCCATCGATGGAGCACTCAAGTGAGGTGATTTAAATGGGAACTGAACTTGGCGTTTACAAAACCTGTGTTTCGGCACGCAGCACCAGCAAGGAGATCCTGAAGAAGGCCCAGGACGGGGGCATTGTCACTCAGCTCTTCGCCTATGCACTGGACGAGGGCATCATCGACGGAGCCATCGTTGCAGGCCCGGGACCCGAGCCCTGGAGGCCGATGCCCATGGTGGCACTCACCTCCGAGGAGCTGATGGCGTCCCGCGGAACGAGGTACAACCTCAGCCCGAACGTTGCCCTGATCAAGGAAGTCACCAGGAGCTACGGCCTTGACAAGGTCGGTATCGTAGGCACCCCCTGCCAGATGCAGGCGGTCCGCAAGGGCCAGCTGTATCCCGCAGGACTCAGGGACGTCCCCGACAAGATTGCACTGGCAATCGGCATCTTCTGCATGGAGAACTTCCCCTACCAGAGCATCAAGCAGCTCGTTGAAGACCACGCAGGAATGGCACTCCCGGCCGTCAAGAAGATGGAGATTGGCAAGGGCAAGTTCTGGGTATACGGAGAACGCGGACAGGTCGTAACCCTCCCGCTCAAGGTGACCCACAAGTACGAACAGCCCGGATGTCATGTCTGTCTTGACTACGTGGCAAACCTCGCCGATGTCTCAACCGGTTCCGTCGGGTCCCCCGATGGCTGGAGCACCGTCTTTGTGCGGAGCAAGAAGGGAGACGACATCTGGAGCAAGGCGATGGCAGCCGGCTGCTTCGAGACCAAGCCGATCGAGCAGGTCAAGCCCGGCCTGGAACTGGTGAGCAAGCTCGCAAACGAGAAGATCTCCAAGAACCAGAAGACCGTCGAGTCCCGTGCGACCTTCGGGGTCAACAAGGCGCTCCGTAACCCCTACGTATCTCCCAAATAAATCTTTTTTTTATTATTTCAGGGTCGGGGTAAGATCCATTGAGAACAGGAAGGGGCCTCATCTACTTTGTGGTCTCATCAAATCTTTGTCGGGGGTTGTTTAGAACACAAATCTATAGATTATGGCGCTCCTGGGGCTGCGCCCCGCCACTGCGGCGCCCCAACAGGATATGCCGGACGGTCGGTAGGTCCAGGATCTTTTGGTTATTTGATATTGTGCGATATCTGCCGTGGTTAAACTTTTTTTCATAGATATCGCGCCGGGGGCTGCCGCAGTGGCGGGGGCGAAGCCCCCAAGAACGTCACAGGGTAATGATGTCAACAAAGCCAATAAAGCTCGTTTTTGGAGAAAAAAAGGTTACAGGCAATGATACGGGGGAAACCCCGTCGGTCCTGGAAAATTATTCCGGATAGAGGTTACTCCTCCCTGATCACTTCCACCGGGCTGATGGTGGCATTGATGAGCAGATCGAACGAGATCTCATCCAGCCATCCCGTCTTCTCGAACATGTTCATGAAGCATACCCCTATCTTTTTCGCATCCGGGTACCGGGACAGGACTTCCTTCATCTGTCGTACCTCGACCGGGAC
This window harbors:
- the frhB gene encoding coenzyme F420 hydrogenase subunit beta, whose translation is MGTELGVYKTCVSARSTSKEILKKAQDGGIVTQLFAYALDEGIIDGAIVAGPGPEPWRPMPMVALTSEELMASRGTRYNLSPNVALIKEVTRSYGLDKVGIVGTPCQMQAVRKGQLYPAGLRDVPDKIALAIGIFCMENFPYQSIKQLVEDHAGMALPAVKKMEIGKGKFWVYGERGQVVTLPLKVTHKYEQPGCHVCLDYVANLADVSTGSVGSPDGWSTVFVRSKKGDDIWSKAMAAGCFETKPIEQVKPGLELVSKLANEKISKNQKTVESRATFGVNKALRNPYVSPK